The following proteins are encoded in a genomic region of Sneathiella marina:
- the purM gene encoding phosphoribosylformylglycinamidine cyclo-ligase, which produces MNNDSSKKSYSYKDAGVDIDAGNSLVDAIKPLAAATKRLGANADLGGFGAIFDPKAAGFKDPLLVSATDGVGTKLKVAIDMGRHDTVGIDLVAMCVNDLVVQGAEPLFFLDYFATGGLEVSAARTIISGIAEGCKQAGCALIGGETAEMPGMYAAGDYDLAGFTVGAVERDQLLQADQLNDGDVLLGLASSGVHSNGFSLIRKLVSDFNLNYSDKAPFDSQQSLGDALIAPTRIYVKSCLQAIRAGHIKALSHITGGGLFENIPRILPETLVAELDVTSWPLPPLFNWLADVGNIAPRELATTFNCGLGMVVAVSPENEKLAIDMLTNAGETVYSVGRLRNRIGNEEQVNINELEMAWQS; this is translated from the coding sequence ATGAACAACGATAGCTCCAAAAAAAGTTACAGTTACAAAGACGCAGGTGTTGACATTGATGCAGGAAACTCTCTTGTTGATGCAATAAAACCACTCGCAGCAGCCACAAAACGATTGGGCGCGAATGCTGACCTTGGTGGATTTGGCGCAATTTTCGATCCAAAGGCTGCCGGGTTTAAAGATCCCTTGCTGGTTTCAGCCACAGATGGCGTTGGCACAAAATTAAAAGTAGCGATTGATATGGGCCGTCACGATACAGTCGGAATTGATCTGGTGGCAATGTGCGTCAATGATCTGGTTGTTCAAGGCGCGGAGCCCTTATTCTTCCTTGATTACTTTGCAACGGGTGGTCTTGAAGTTTCCGCAGCGCGCACAATTATTTCTGGGATTGCCGAAGGATGTAAGCAAGCCGGCTGCGCTCTGATTGGCGGTGAAACGGCTGAGATGCCGGGAATGTATGCCGCAGGTGATTACGACCTTGCTGGCTTTACCGTGGGTGCCGTCGAGCGGGATCAATTGCTACAAGCTGATCAGCTAAATGACGGTGATGTTCTTTTGGGGTTAGCGTCTTCTGGGGTTCATTCCAATGGTTTTTCGCTTATTCGCAAACTTGTCAGCGATTTTAACCTGAATTATTCTGACAAGGCACCTTTTGATTCGCAACAATCACTGGGAGATGCGCTAATCGCACCAACCCGAATCTATGTCAAAAGTTGTCTTCAAGCAATTCGGGCAGGACACATAAAAGCACTATCCCATATTACCGGTGGCGGCCTGTTCGAGAATATTCCCCGTATTTTACCCGAGACACTTGTTGCTGAGCTTGACGTCACTTCCTGGCCTTTACCCCCCCTCTTCAATTGGTTAGCCGATGTCGGAAACATAGCCCCGCGGGAATTGGCAACAACATTTAACTGCGGCTTGGGGATGGTGGTTGCGGTTTCTCCGGAAAATGAAAAGCTGGCAATTGATATGCTGACTAATGCAGGAGAAACGGTCTATTCCGTTGGCCGGCTCCGTAATCGCATTGGCAATGAAGAGCAAGTGAACATAAACGAGTTGGAAATGGCGTGGCAAAGTTAA
- a CDS encoding DUF202 domain-containing protein, with product MTQQDKRNIDTFKLAVHRTELANRRTLMAYVKTAIALCAASVALIQLLDDKLLGFLGWILLPLSLTVLLIGIFDYQRVKKSINEEKRDGGL from the coding sequence ATTACTCAGCAGGACAAGCGCAATATAGACACTTTTAAGCTCGCGGTTCATAGAACCGAGCTGGCGAACCGACGCACCCTTATGGCCTATGTGAAGACGGCAATTGCCTTATGTGCTGCGAGTGTCGCTTTAATTCAATTGCTAGATGACAAATTGCTCGGATTTTTAGGATGGATACTGCTGCCCTTATCCCTCACCGTATTATTGATCGGTATTTTTGATTATCAACGGGTCAAGAAGTCCATCAATGAAGAAAAACGCGACGGTGGATTATGA
- the rpsD gene encoding 30S ribosomal protein S4 has translation MSKRIQAKYKIDRRMGENLWGRPKSPVNRREYGPGQHGQGRRGKISDFGIHLRAKQKLKGYYGNITEKSFRRLYAEAVRLKGDTSENLIGLLERRLDAVVYRMKFVPTVFAARQFVNHGHVLVNGKKVNISSYQVKVGDVVEVREKSKQMALVLEAADSPERDIPEYLDVDQKKLKGTFNNIPNLSDVPYPVVMEPNLIVEFYSR, from the coding sequence ATGAGCAAGCGCATTCAAGCGAAATACAAAATTGACCGCCGCATGGGCGAAAACCTCTGGGGCCGTCCTAAAAGCCCCGTAAACCGCCGGGAATATGGACCGGGCCAACATGGTCAGGGTCGCCGCGGTAAAATTTCTGATTTTGGTATCCATCTTCGTGCCAAACAGAAACTCAAAGGATATTACGGTAACATCACGGAAAAAAGCTTCCGTCGTCTTTATGCCGAAGCCGTTCGCCTGAAAGGTGATACGTCCGAAAATCTTATTGGTCTTCTGGAACGTCGGCTGGACGCTGTTGTTTACCGCATGAAATTCGTGCCGACGGTTTTTGCAGCACGCCAGTTTGTCAATCACGGCCATGTCCTGGTTAATGGTAAGAAAGTGAATATTTCTTCTTATCAGGTAAAAGTGGGTGACGTTGTTGAAGTTCGTGAGAAATCCAAACAGATGGCTCTGGTTCTAGAAGCTGCTGACAGCCCGGAACGTGACATTCCAGAATATCTTGACGTGGATCAAAAGAAATTGAAGGGAACGTTTAATAATATTCCTAACCTGTCAGACGTTCCATACCCGGTTGTGATGGAACCGAACCTGATCGTCGAATTCTATTCTCGCTAA
- a CDS encoding DUF2066 domain-containing protein, with product MTDTKRILSNVTHQVICVLFISFLTTVPAHAVENDQYTVRDISVDTTAATIPQAQTKAIRVGQRRAFYTLLRKLVPVAYHLDIPVLQDEEITPLVAGFQVANERTAPQRYLADLTFEFKRQEIRDVLRNAGLPFAEAVAKPLLVLPVFNNGETKVLWEEPNPWRTAWVDVIDFGVRPEIAESNLDDAAQTLSQPVIVPAGDFADIQAIDVQQAVSLDEDALGVIEDIYETPGTLIISARLREDQDGRLVLEISRQRSGQFSTTVIDSYIGTDDPEFLMQSAILDILQKQQDDWKQQNIIDFSVENTLAVTTTITGLEDWLHIQEQVKSLSSVSGTRTIDLSVAKAFWHVTFLGSIDQLRISLAQQDLQLVDNSGYWTLDPVRN from the coding sequence ATGACGGATACAAAACGAATTCTAAGTAATGTCACGCATCAGGTTATTTGCGTCCTGTTTATTTCATTTCTCACGACAGTCCCGGCCCATGCTGTTGAAAATGACCAGTATACAGTGAGAGATATCTCGGTTGATACGACAGCGGCAACTATACCGCAGGCCCAGACTAAAGCTATCAGGGTCGGGCAGAGACGCGCTTTCTACACCTTGCTGCGAAAACTTGTACCCGTGGCATATCATTTGGATATTCCCGTACTTCAGGATGAGGAAATCACACCCCTGGTCGCCGGATTTCAGGTTGCGAACGAGCGTACAGCGCCGCAGCGGTATCTCGCTGACCTGACATTCGAATTTAAGCGTCAGGAGATTCGGGATGTGCTACGAAACGCGGGGCTGCCATTTGCCGAAGCGGTTGCCAAACCTCTTTTGGTTCTTCCCGTATTTAATAATGGTGAAACTAAAGTACTCTGGGAAGAGCCAAATCCATGGCGTACCGCCTGGGTCGACGTCATCGATTTTGGTGTAAGACCGGAAATCGCTGAATCCAATCTGGATGACGCCGCACAAACACTCTCTCAACCAGTTATTGTTCCTGCCGGCGACTTTGCGGATATTCAGGCTATCGACGTTCAGCAGGCCGTATCACTCGATGAAGACGCACTTGGTGTTATTGAAGACATTTATGAAACTCCAGGTACGCTGATTATTAGCGCCAGGCTCCGTGAAGATCAGGACGGTCGCCTGGTTCTTGAAATTTCGCGACAACGCAGTGGACAGTTTTCCACAACTGTCATCGATTCGTATATAGGAACTGATGATCCGGAATTTCTAATGCAAAGTGCCATTCTTGATATCCTGCAAAAACAACAGGATGACTGGAAACAGCAAAATATCATTGATTTTAGTGTGGAGAATACTCTTGCTGTTACCACAACTATTACAGGTCTAGAGGATTGGCTCCATATACAGGAGCAGGTGAAGAGCCTCTCATCTGTGAGTGGTACGCGGACAATTGATTTGTCGGTGGCAAAAGCTTTTTGGCATGTCACTTTCCTCGGGAGCATTGATCAACTCAGGATTTCGCTTGCTCAGCAGGATTTGCAATTAGTTGATAATAGCGGTTACTGGACACTTGACCCCGTTCGGAACTGA
- the purN gene encoding phosphoribosylglycinamide formyltransferase: protein MAKLRVAVLISSRGSNMQSLVKACAVENFPAEIVTVVSNNLEAAGLKFAAENSISTRVIDHRDFDDRESFETQLTEYLAELDVDLICLAGFMRLLTADFVNRWRDRILNIHPSLLPAFKGLHVHERAIESGARFTGCTVHFVRPEMDDGPIIAQAAVPILQDDTVDILAARILEQEHLIYPLALRLVADKQIRISGPIAILNEADQPTRSLVNPKLDM from the coding sequence GTGGCAAAGTTAAGGGTTGCGGTTCTCATTTCATCCCGCGGGAGTAATATGCAATCTCTCGTAAAGGCGTGCGCCGTTGAAAATTTTCCAGCGGAAATTGTTACGGTTGTCTCAAATAACCTGGAAGCAGCCGGCCTCAAATTTGCCGCAGAGAACAGTATCTCGACGCGTGTCATTGATCATCGTGATTTCGACGACCGGGAATCTTTTGAAACCCAACTCACAGAATATCTTGCAGAACTTGACGTAGATCTTATATGCCTTGCGGGCTTCATGCGCCTATTAACAGCAGATTTCGTAAATCGCTGGCGGGATCGAATCCTGAACATCCACCCTTCCCTGCTTCCGGCTTTCAAGGGGTTGCATGTCCATGAAAGAGCCATCGAATCCGGCGCCCGTTTCACCGGTTGCACCGTACATTTCGTTCGTCCGGAAATGGATGACGGACCCATTATTGCGCAGGCTGCGGTGCCCATTTTACAGGATGACACAGTAGACATCCTCGCTGCCCGTATCCTGGAGCAGGAGCATCTTATTTACCCGCTTGCCCTACGGTTAGTCGCGGACAAACAGATCCGGATCAGTGGTCCAATTGCTATTTTAAACGAAGCCGATCAACCAACCCGATCCCTTGTTAACCCAAAACTGGATATGTAA
- a CDS encoding ABC transporter substrate-binding protein — MNIGAIYNLTGDQKNLDIPSSQGALLAVEELNSNGGVLGRKVNLILEDGETNPAAITRKTEAMIDANSDMPVLIGMSDTDVVLAAAHVAAKHKRLFITSGATSPLLPEHVPDYLFLACYGDNVQAAAAAEWAVHNLKISKVAVLYKQGMSYTELLRKYFVSRYTELGGTITFDKAYTADSFAELFGELGDAELIFLSASPDEVISEVSQLRNAGIAVPILSGDGFDIGEGWQQLPDEDNSYFTTHADVGADNTSPAVVAFRAAFMEKYPGHEPDAFTALGYDTVKLVAAAIEKAGSTDVEAVRKALSTLQDFPGITGNISFSAGNPIPVKSVALVKADKGSEKLVEEILPTNIPAP; from the coding sequence ATGAATATTGGCGCAATTTATAATTTGACCGGAGACCAGAAAAATCTGGACATCCCATCTTCGCAGGGCGCATTACTTGCTGTTGAAGAATTAAACAGCAATGGTGGTGTTTTAGGGCGGAAAGTTAATCTTATACTTGAGGATGGCGAAACGAATCCTGCCGCCATTACCCGTAAAACAGAAGCCATGATCGACGCCAATTCAGATATGCCTGTCCTTATCGGCATGTCTGATACAGATGTTGTCCTCGCGGCAGCGCATGTTGCGGCAAAACATAAGCGTTTGTTCATTACATCTGGCGCTACTTCCCCACTTTTGCCTGAACATGTACCAGACTATCTGTTTCTCGCCTGTTACGGCGACAATGTGCAAGCGGCGGCGGCGGCGGAATGGGCTGTCCACAACCTGAAGATTTCAAAAGTCGCAGTCCTGTACAAACAAGGCATGTCTTATACAGAGCTCCTCAGAAAATATTTTGTTTCGCGATACACAGAGCTTGGCGGAACAATTACCTTTGATAAGGCATATACGGCAGACAGCTTTGCAGAACTGTTCGGTGAACTTGGTGATGCTGAATTGATTTTTCTTTCTGCGTCTCCTGATGAGGTTATCTCAGAAGTTTCCCAACTTCGAAATGCGGGGATAGCAGTCCCAATCCTGAGCGGTGATGGATTTGATATCGGTGAAGGATGGCAACAGCTTCCCGATGAAGACAATAGTTACTTCACCACCCATGCAGATGTAGGCGCAGATAACACATCCCCGGCCGTCGTTGCCTTCCGTGCAGCGTTTATGGAAAAATACCCCGGGCATGAGCCAGATGCCTTCACGGCATTGGGCTATGATACAGTCAAGCTGGTTGCTGCAGCTATCGAAAAAGCTGGCAGCACGGATGTCGAGGCGGTAAGAAAGGCGCTTTCAACATTACAAGATTTCCCGGGGATTACGGGAAATATCAGCTTTTCCGCTGGTAATCCCATTCCGGTAAAATCCGTTGCCTTGGTCAAAGCTGATAAAGGTTCCGAAAAGCTCGTAGAGGAAATTTTACCGACAAATATACCCGCTCCATAA
- a CDS encoding CDP-alcohol phosphatidyltransferase family protein: MNIPNSITLFRMMLVPLIVWLILREQMLAAFIVFLIAGVTDALDGLIAKQFDLVTPLGTYLDPLADKVLLVSIYVTLGIQEFLPSWLVILVVSRDILIVGGILLTFLMELNLEIAPSKISKFNTFFQISLAALILGDRGLNIDDNFFIVMCIYAVAVTTVLSGHNYILQWSRQNS; the protein is encoded by the coding sequence GTGAATATCCCCAATAGCATTACACTATTTCGCATGATGCTCGTGCCCCTAATCGTCTGGCTTATCTTGCGTGAGCAGATGTTGGCAGCATTTATTGTTTTTTTGATCGCCGGTGTGACGGATGCTCTCGATGGCTTGATAGCAAAGCAATTTGATCTGGTAACACCGCTCGGGACGTATTTGGATCCATTGGCTGATAAAGTATTGTTGGTATCGATATACGTAACCTTGGGAATTCAGGAATTTTTACCAAGCTGGCTGGTTATTTTGGTGGTCAGTCGAGATATCCTGATCGTAGGTGGAATATTGCTGACCTTTCTTATGGAGCTGAACCTTGAAATTGCTCCTTCGAAAATCAGTAAATTCAATACATTCTTTCAAATCAGTTTAGCTGCTTTGATTTTGGGTGATCGTGGATTAAATATTGATGATAATTTTTTTATCGTCATGTGTATCTACGCGGTTGCCGTAACAACTGTCCTTTCCGGACATAATTACATTTTGCAATGGTCGCGGCAAAATAGTTAG